GCTTCAGGCGCGACCAGCACACGTGGCGCGACCTGGTCTGAGGCCTGATGCGACCGCTGCCGGGTGGGGCGAGGCGCTCGTCAGCCGCGTTCGAGGCGCGCGATCTGCGCCGCGAGATGACGACGCTCGGCCAGGTTGGTGACGACGGCGTGCGCGCGCCGGTACTCCCGGAGGGCGCCGGCGGTGTCACCGGTCTGCTCGAGCAGGTGAGCGCGTAGCGCCGGGAGCCGGTGGGGGTCCCCGGCGAAGGCCGTGGGCCGCCGGTGCACGTCGTCGTCCTGTTCGTCGTCCGGGACGGCGTCCTGCACCCCGTCCAGCACGACGAGCCCGGCGTGCGGCCCGTCGACCATCGCGACCGCGACGGCGCGGTTCAGCGTGACGACGAGGCTGCCCGTCAGATCCTCCAGCAGCGCGTACAGCGCGGCGATCCGCGGCCAGTCGGTCGCGTCCGCGGTGGGGGCGCGGTCGTGCTCCGCGGCGATGGCGGCCTGCAGCTGGTACTCGCCCACGGCGCCGCGGGACAGCAGGCGGTCGACGAGGGCGAGCCCCTCGGCCACGGCGGAGGCGTCCCAGCGGGTCCGGTCCTGCGCGGGCAGGGGCACCAGGTTCCCGGCACCATCCGTGCGGGCGGGGCGGCGTGCGTCCAGCAGGAGCAGGAGCGTGAGCAGGCCCGCCGCCTCCGCCTCGTCGGGGAACGCGGCGACCACCATCCGCGCAAGGCGCACCGCCTCGTCGCACAGGTCCGCGCGGACCAGGGCGTCGCCGGTCCGGGCCGTGTACCCCTCGTTGAACATGAGGTAGAGCACGTGCAGCACGCTGCGCAGCCGCTCGTCGCGCTCGTCTCCCACCGGGAGGGCGAACGGCCGCCCGGAGAGCACGACCTGCTTCTTCGCCCGGCTGATCCGCTGCGCCATGGTGGCCTCGGGCACGCCGTACGCGCGGGCGATCTCCGCGGTGGTGAGCCCGCCGACCGCCCGTAGGGCGAGTGCGATGGCGGACGCGGGGCGCAGCGCGGGATGGCAGCACAGGAACAGCACGACGAGGCTGTCGTCCTCCTGCGTGGCGGCGCCGGGCGCCGGCTCGCCCGATACCCGGCGCTCGCGGGTCCGCCGGGCGCTGTCGCTGCGGAGCGTGTCGAGGTAGCGCCGGTTCGCGGTGGTGACGAGCCACGCGCGCGGGTCGTCCGGGACGCCGTCCGTGGGCCAGCGGGTCGCGGCGGCCAGCAGTGCCTCCTGCACGGCGTCCTCCGCGCCGTCGAGGTCGCGGTAGCGGCGGGTGAGCGCGCCGACGACCTGCGGCCCGTACCGGCGCAGCAGGTCGTCGATCGCGTCGTCGCGCGCGGTGGGGGTCAGGCGCCCTCACCCGCGTCCCGCAGCCACTCGCGCATCTCGTCCGCGTCGGCCGGTCCCGCGTCCATGACCTGCCGCACCTGGATCGGCTGCTGCAGCGGTACCCCGCCGCGGCCGGGCACGGCGGACACCAGCGCGGCGATCTCGACCGCCCGCTCGCGGGACTCGACGTCGATGACCTGGAACCCGGCGACCCACTCCTTGAACTCCTGGAACGGCCCGTCCGTCACCACGGGAGCGGTGCCGTCCGACCGGACGACGAACGCGAGGTCCGGCCCGGTGAGGATCGTGCCGCCCACGAGCTCGCCGCTCGCCTCGAGCTCGGCGTTCAGCCGCCCGTAGTAGGCCAGGTGCGCGTCCACCTCGGCGGGGTCCCACTCGGACATCGGGGTGTCGTCGACGCCGGGCTGGAAGTCGACGATCAGCAGGTACTTCGGCATGGTGGCGATCCTTCCGGTCGGTGCCCACATCGGCACGCTCACCCGCAGGACGGAGCCGACCGCCGGTTCTCGACACCCGTACCGGCGGCGGTGGCCGCCGG
The sequence above is a segment of the Cellulomonas palmilytica genome. Coding sequences within it:
- a CDS encoding RNA polymerase sigma factor, with protein sequence MTPTARDDAIDDLLRRYGPQVVGALTRRYRDLDGAEDAVQEALLAAATRWPTDGVPDDPRAWLVTTANRRYLDTLRSDSARRTRERRVSGEPAPGAATQEDDSLVVLFLCCHPALRPASAIALALRAVGGLTTAEIARAYGVPEATMAQRISRAKKQVVLSGRPFALPVGDERDERLRSVLHVLYLMFNEGYTARTGDALVRADLCDEAVRLARMVVAAFPDEAEAAGLLTLLLLLDARRPARTDGAGNLVPLPAQDRTRWDASAVAEGLALVDRLLSRGAVGEYQLQAAIAAEHDRAPTADATDWPRIAALYALLEDLTGSLVVTLNRAVAVAMVDGPHAGLVVLDGVQDAVPDDEQDDDVHRRPTAFAGDPHRLPALRAHLLEQTGDTAGALREYRRAHAVVTNLAERRHLAAQIARLERG
- a CDS encoding YciI family protein; translation: MPKYLLIVDFQPGVDDTPMSEWDPAEVDAHLAYYGRLNAELEASGELVGGTILTGPDLAFVVRSDGTAPVVTDGPFQEFKEWVAGFQVIDVESRERAVEIAALVSAVPGRGGVPLQQPIQVRQVMDAGPADADEMREWLRDAGEGA